From one Takifugu rubripes chromosome 14, fTakRub1.2, whole genome shotgun sequence genomic stretch:
- the simc1 gene encoding SUMO-interacting motif-containing protein 1 has translation MEVITLSSESEEDDSDVEIIAQYSNFLSQTDPLPQQDGKVCADAPNVNALVQNIDVTDSKRILADLKSPIKPDFNARPIVDLSDIDADFKIQNVCGSTTEQENVFQRNASADPPRPTLQRSSADPQTQIHTLTHEELFPFVTLTRLPFIEGHITEIKQVGCFVDSSRGCTLMSLQPRQDAAHERVFSDSERGGSAADTPAHSNRSTQASPTPTKEEALSGRLSERWSDQNHPAEDMSDVTLTETSVGDLEMEDPVCFYPKAWDFGEEEIAESTYPVDLYTDAKESRDFVCPVALNKLISGEDEALLMDISLDGEASEPPEELCHQTLTLVYSTIEENHTEGTLQLLSDLLQPGYYPPKNITFHLLHDVLLGPDCPYHLCVQAFHLLIRTQRHRPADRNTVPWDWDLLSSVMTEKEHPNKRKCGVVGMFMEYVARTLEDNFHTKDAFSPLRHSIAMATLSCDRQFHHVRDLLKWLNSAVRKSTGSEETARERDEHIRLVSIFQRMLSLALEVDGRPTLQSDKVSQELFLMLITGSFRREHRMLLLESLRSKRLRCKLLKHLLDYVCSVKTPLPASLGLLLHYMRNCDLLQEPTDGEERWRGWEELLHLLWMFLHSYNKTMKGYLSQSFVQERSYLGPFKKEDVVSKSHICEATKTLRARAEADLGQALPHHVEQSLHFLRDSLLDVCQG, from the exons ATGGAGGTGATCACCCTGAGCTCCGAGAGTGAGGAAGATGATTCTGATGTGGAAATAATCGCTCAGTACAGCAACTTCTTGAGCCAAACCGACCCACTTCCCCAGCAGGATGGCAAAGTTTGCGCCGACGCCCCGAACGTGAACGCGCTAGTG CAAAACATTGACGTCACAGATTCAAAACGGATCCTCGCAGATCTAAAGAGTCCCATCAAGCCTGATTTTAACGCCAGACCCATAGTAGACCTGTCTGACATCGACgcagattttaaaatacaaaacgTCTGCGGCTCCACGACTGAACAAGAGAACGTCTTCCAGAGAAACGCTTCAGCAGATCCCCCCAGGCCAACGCTCCAGAGGAGCAGTGCGGACCCCCAAACACAAATTCATACACTGACTCATGAGGAACTCTTCCCATTCGTGACTCTAACACGCCTGCCTTTTATTGAAGGTCACATCACTGAAATCAAACAAGTCGGCTGCTTTGTGGACTCAAGCAGAGGCTGCACACTAATGTCCCTGCAGCCCAGACAAGACGCTGCGCACGAGCGAGTCTTTTCAGATTCGGAGCGTGGAGGCAGCGCAGCAGACACTCCAGCTCATTCGAACCGCTCGACTCAGGCGAGTCCAACACCCACAAAGGAGGAGGCGCTCTCTGGACGGCTCTCTGAGAGGTGGTCGGACCAAAACCACCCAGCTGAAGACATGAGTGATGTCACACTGACTGAGACGAGTGTGGGGGATCTGGAAATGGAAGATCCTGTGTGTTTCTATCCGAAAGCCTGGGATTTTGGAGAGGAAGAGATCGCTGAGAGCACATATCCTGTGGACCTCTACACGGATGCTAAAGAAAGCCGGGACTTTGTGTGCCCAGTTGCCCTTAATAAGCTGATATCTGGAGAAGACGAAGCGTTACTCATGGACATTTCTTTAGAT GGAGAGGCTTCAGAACCTCCCGAGGAGCTGTGCCACCAGACCCTGACGCTGGTTTACAGCACCATCGAGGAGAACCACACCGAGGGCACCCTGCAGCTGTTGTCTGACCTGTTGCAGCCGGGCTACTATCCTCCCAAAAACATCACCTTCCACCTCTTGCACGACGTTCTGCTCGGGCCTGACTGCCCCTACCACCTGTGTGTGCAGGCCTTCCACCTGCTGATCAGGACACAGAG GCACCGTCCAGCTGATCGGAACACGGTTCCGTGGGATTGGGACTTGTTGAGCTCAGTCATGACTGAGAAG GAACATCCCAACAAACGGAAGTGCGGGGTTGTGGGCATGTTCATGGAATATGTCGCGCGCACGTTGGAGGACAACTTTCACACCAAAGATGCTTTCTCCCCCTTACGCCATtccatcgccatggcaacgctgTCCTGTGATCGGCAGTTCCATCACGTCAG GGATCTTCTCAAGTGGCTGAATTCTGCCGTCAGGAAGTCGACGGGGAGCGAAGAGACGGCCAGAGAGCGAGACGAACACATCAG GTTGGTGTCCATCTTCCAGAGGATGTTGTCTCTCGCTCTGGAGGTGGACGGCCGTCCCACTCTGCAGTCTGACAAGGTGTCCCAGGAACTCTTCTTAATGCTCATCACTGGCTCGTTCCGACGAGAGCACAG gatgctgctgctggagagcctGCGGAGCAAGCGGCTCAGGTGTAAACTGCTGAAGCACCTGCTGGACTACGTGTGCTCGGTGAAAACTCCTCTTCCCGCCTCTCTCGGCCTTCTGCTTCATTACATGAGAAACTGCGATCTGCTGCAGGAGCCCACG gATGGTGAGGAGAGGTGGCGTGGCTGGGAGGAGCTGCTCCATCTCCTCTGGATGTTCCTGCACAGCtacaataaaacaatgaaag GGTACCTCAGCCAGTCATTCGTGCAAGAAAGAAGTTACCTGGGCCCCTTCAAGAAGGAGGACGTTGTATCCAAGAGCCACATTTGTGAAGCTACAAAGACCCTCCGGGCGAGGGCCGAGGCTGACCTCGGCCAGGCTTTACCTCACCACGTGGAACAGTCCCTGCACTTTCTACGCGATAGCCTGTTAGACGTCTGCCAGGGTTGA
- the LOC101072935 gene encoding CCR4-NOT transcription complex subunit 6, with the protein MPKEKYDPPDPRRMYTIMSSEEAANGKKSYWAELEISGRVRSLSTALWSLTHLTALHLSDNSLSRIPPDIAKLHNLVYLDLSSNKIRSLPAELGNMVSLRELLLNNNQLRVLPFELGKLFQLQTLGLKGNPLAQEIMSLYQEPDGTRRLLNYLLDNLAGAMKRIPTEQPPARSWISLQEPERTWPSALFTVMCYNVLCDKYATRQLYGYCPSWALSWDYRKKNIMQEILGCNADIISLQEVETEQYYNYFLPELKEQGYDGFFSPKSRARTMSESDRKHVDGCAIFYKTEKFSAVQKHTVEFNQLAMANSEGSEPMLNRVMTKDNIGVAMLLEVRKEIIEVSSGKSVHGMDKQLMLIANAHMHWDPEYSDVKLVQTMMFLSEVKNIVDKASRSFKLSSGENNNIPLVLCADLNSLPDSGVVEYLSTGAVDCTHKDFKELRYSDSLTKFNCNGKNGTSNGLITHGFKLKSAYENGLMPYTNYTFDFKGVIDYVFYSKPHLNVLGILGPLDPHWLVENNVTGCPHPHIPSDHFSLLAQLELLLNVPSQINGLHMPSRR; encoded by the exons ATGCCCAAGGAAAAATATGACCCGCCGGATCCAAGGCGGATGTACACAATTATGTCCAGCGAGGAAGCAGCCAACGGGAAGAAGTCGTACTGGGCTGAGCTCGAAATCAGTG GCAGAGTTCGCAGTCTGAGCACGGCGCTGTGGTCTTTAACCCACCTCACTGCCCTGCACCTCAGCGACAACTCGCTGTCCCGCATCCCACCAGACATCGCCAAACTCCACAACCTGGTGTACTTGGATCTGTCATCGAATAAGATCAGGAGTCTGCCGGCCGAGCTCGGCAACATGGTTTCTCTCAG GGAGCTGCTTTTAAATAACAACCAGTTGCGGGTTCTGCCATTTGAACTGGGGAAACTATTTCAGTTACAAACACTGGGGTTGAAAG GAAACCCACTTGCACAAGAAATCATGAGCCTCTACCAGGAACCAGATGGCACGCGGAGACTGCTTAACTACTTGCTAGACAATCTGGCAGGGGCAATGAAACGCA TACCAACAGAGCAGCCTCCGGCTCGGTCATGGATTTCTCTCCAGGAACCAGAGCGGACTTGGCCGTCAG CACTGTTCACTGTGATGTGCTACAACGTCCTGTGTGATAAGTACGCCACCCGACAGCTGTACGGCTACTGCCCCTCCTGGGCTCTGAGCTGGGATTACAGGAAAAAGAACATCATGCAGGAGATCCTCGGCTGCAACGCCGACATCATCAGTCTGCAG gaagtggagacggAGCAGTACTACAATTACTTCTTGccggagctgaaggagcagggATACGATGGGTTCTTCAGTCCAAAGTCCCGAGCCAGGACCATGTCCGAGTCGGACCGCAAACACGTGGACGGATGTGCAATCTTCTACAAGACAGAAAA GTTCAGCGCGGTGCAGAAGCACACCGTGGAATTCAACCAGCTGGCCATGGCAAACTCCGAGGGGTCGGAGCCCATGCTGAACCGGGTCATGACCAAGGACAACATCGGTGTCGCTATGCTGCTGGAGGTCCGGAAAGAGATTATCGAAGTCTCCT CTGGAAAGTCGGTGCACGGCATGGATAAACAGCTAATGCTGATAGCCAACGCCCACATGCACTGGGACCCCGAGTACTCGGACGTGAAGCTGGTCCAGACCATGATGTTCCTGTCGGAGGTGAAGAACATCGTGGACAAGGCCTCGCGCAGTTTCAAGTTGTCCTctggagaaaacaacaacattccGCTGGTGCTGTGTGCTGACCTCAACTCCTTACCGGACTCTG GTGTGGTGGAATACCTCAGCACCGGAGCAGTGGACTGCACCCACAAGGATTTCAAGGAGCTCCGATACAGCGATAGTCTGACCAAATTCAACTGCAACGGCAAGAACGGCACATCTAACGGCTTGATCACGCACGGCTTCAAGCTGAAGAGCGCGTACGAGAACGGCCTAATGCCTTACACCAACTACACCTTTGACTTCAAG GGTGTCATCGACTACGTTTTCTACTCCAAGCCTCATCTGAACGTGTTGGGTATCTTGGGGCCTCTGGACCCCCACTGGCTCGTAGAGAACAATGTCACTGGCTGCCCGCATCCCCACATCCCATCTGACCACTTCTCCCTGTTAgcccagctggagctgctcctcaaCGTGCCCTCCCAGATCAATGGGCTCCACATGCCTTCACGCAGGTAG